A genomic stretch from Campylobacter lari subsp. concheus includes:
- a CDS encoding alanine racemase: MAYIKIDRSAYEYNLDLIASKAGGYEKVICVFKDNAYGHGAKLLAPIARAKGINFIAVKNEAEAKELENIFDNILILSHHPHGNESKKFIYALNARNDIKKLKKNTKIHLVIDTNMHRNGILSEEIQEVMQELKSNNLILCGVMMHFAGSDEVDASYFVQKQKFQHAKKLIYNLLQEETKSLVFHSHNSEALFRANTLEDDEYCRVGLVQFGYAHFNKDLHKVLSLWAEKLSQRVLKKGQSVGYGGMYSAKEDIEIATYDLGYADGLLRYDGKKDFFLPNGKKILGKMSMDSFSCENDSDVICVLNDANVMANFFNTINYEILVKLSPTLKRIVI; the protein is encoded by the coding sequence ATGGCTTATATAAAAATCGATCGCTCAGCTTATGAGTATAATCTTGATCTAATAGCCTCTAAGGCTGGAGGTTACGAAAAAGTAATTTGTGTTTTTAAAGATAATGCTTATGGTCATGGAGCTAAACTTTTAGCTCCCATAGCTAGAGCAAAAGGTATAAATTTTATAGCCGTAAAAAATGAAGCCGAAGCAAAAGAGCTTGAAAATATTTTTGATAATATCTTAATTTTATCTCATCATCCACATGGCAATGAAAGTAAAAAATTTATTTATGCTTTAAATGCAAGAAATGACATAAAAAAGCTTAAAAAAAATACAAAAATTCATTTAGTCATAGATACAAATATGCATAGAAATGGAATTTTATCTGAAGAAATTCAAGAAGTGATGCAAGAGCTAAAAAGCAATAATTTGATACTTTGTGGAGTGATGATGCATTTTGCAGGAAGTGATGAAGTAGATGCAAGTTATTTTGTGCAAAAACAAAAATTTCAACACGCTAAAAAGTTAATTTATAATTTATTACAAGAAGAGACTAAGAGCTTGGTATTTCATTCTCATAATTCTGAAGCTTTATTTAGAGCAAATACTTTAGAAGATGATGAGTATTGTAGAGTAGGGCTTGTACAATTTGGTTATGCGCATTTTAATAAAGACTTACATAAGGTTTTGAGTTTATGGGCTGAAAAATTAAGCCAGAGAGTGTTAAAAAAAGGTCAAAGTGTTGGTTATGGTGGAATGTATAGTGCAAAAGAAGATATCGAAATAGCAACTTATGATTTAGGTTATGCTGATGGGCTTTTGCGTTATGATGGTAAAAAAGATTTTTTTCTTCCTAATGGTAAAAAAATACTTGGAAAAATGTCTATGGATAGCTTTTCTTGTGAGAATGATAGTGATGTAATTTGTGTTTTAAATGATGCAAATGTTATGGCCAACTTTTTTAATACTATTAATTATGAAATTTTAGTAAAACTTTCTCCAACTTTAAAAAGAATTGTAATTTAA
- a CDS encoding L,D-transpeptidase family protein → MERYKLFKTILVLFSLVVFVNASDLAKIYLNQGIDAVEKVLEQELSKKDFWLDEIKDKNVSLGYYEENVAIVLTNKSDKIIRVYHYNDGKVEKKFIQKDVLTGLAGDKEIEGDLKTPIGFYELGKKFYPGDPYYGPFAFATTYPNVLDKTLGKTGGGIWIHGYPLDGTRLDTYKTRGCIAVQNDLLEDFNKLVADRKSYAMTEEKNKVRTNHEEVAILLANLFAWKDSWQKSDISKYLSFYDQKIFKHKNKFSYEQFAKNKQRIFTKKEEKTIKFSDLSISPYPNDKNEKIFRIGFYEDYRSTNYKFKGEKVLYVKLVEDKMQILAEQ, encoded by the coding sequence ATAGAAAGGTATAAATTGTTTAAAACTATATTAGTATTATTTAGTCTGGTTGTATTTGTAAATGCAAGTGATCTTGCAAAAATTTATTTAAATCAAGGTATTGATGCAGTTGAAAAGGTGTTAGAGCAAGAATTAAGCAAGAAAGATTTTTGGCTTGATGAGATAAAAGATAAAAATGTTAGCCTTGGTTACTATGAAGAAAATGTAGCTATTGTGTTGACTAATAAAAGCGATAAAATCATTAGAGTTTATCATTATAATGATGGAAAGGTAGAAAAGAAATTTATTCAAAAAGATGTTTTAACTGGTTTGGCTGGAGATAAAGAAATAGAAGGAGATTTAAAAACTCCTATAGGTTTTTATGAACTTGGAAAGAAATTTTATCCTGGCGATCCATATTATGGACCATTTGCTTTTGCGACAACTTATCCAAACGTTTTAGATAAAACTTTAGGTAAAACAGGTGGTGGAATTTGGATTCATGGGTATCCTTTAGATGGAACGCGTTTAGATACTTATAAAACTAGAGGTTGCATTGCTGTACAAAATGACTTGTTAGAAGATTTTAATAAATTAGTCGCTGATAGAAAATCATATGCAATGACAGAAGAAAAAAATAAAGTAAGAACAAACCATGAAGAAGTTGCTATTTTGTTAGCAAATTTATTTGCTTGGAAAGATAGTTGGCAAAAAAGTGATATTAGCAAATACTTATCTTTTTATGATCAAAAAATATTCAAACATAAAAATAAATTTTCATATGAACAGTTTGCAAAAAACAAGCAAAGAATTTTCACTAAAAAAGAAGAAAAAACTATTAAATTTTCAGATCTTAGCATAAGTCCTTATCCAAATGATAAAAATGAGAAGATTTTTAGAATAGGATTTTATGAAGATTATCGTAGTACTAATTATAAATTCAAAGGAGAAAAAGTTCTTTATGTTAAGCTAGTTGAAGATAAAATGCAAATTTTAGCTGAACAATAA
- a CDS encoding copper chaperone PCu(A)C, producing the protein MKKLLSLAILSTFAIANEITINDPYVRQTPPNSKTTAIFLELKNNSDKDIKLIKAQSSLSDTTEIHDHIMENGKKMMVQIPQITIKANSSAELKPGGMHIMILNLKENITPQTKANLTLYFDDNSTIELKDIKSRSIKK; encoded by the coding sequence ATGAAAAAATTACTTAGTTTAGCTATATTAAGCACCTTTGCTATTGCAAATGAAATCACTATAAATGATCCTTATGTTAGACAAACTCCGCCAAATTCTAAAACAACAGCAATTTTTTTGGAACTTAAAAATAATTCTGATAAAGATATAAAACTAATAAAAGCTCAAAGCTCATTAAGCGATACAACTGAAATTCACGATCATATCATGGAAAATGGTAAAAAAATGATGGTGCAAATCCCTCAAATTACTATAAAAGCTAATTCAAGTGCTGAACTTAAACCAGGTGGCATGCATATTATGATACTAAATCTTAAAGAGAATATCACACCTCAAACCAAAGCTAATTTAACACTTTATTTTGATGATAATAGCACAATTGAACTAAAAGATATCAAGTCAAGAAGCATTAAAAAATAA
- a CDS encoding cytochrome oxidase biogenesis protein, Sco1/SenC/PrrC family produces MKKINIFLLIVVIFGVFFISVQYFENNKYNFHLNSEKGILSLKDFIGKKLIVYFGYTYCPDVCPSELALIANVLEKMPNKEKAHVVFISLDPARDNNLTQTSQWVKYFYPNSTALVAKDEKELEKVTKNYGVVYEKINLKDSAMGYSIAHSGEFYLIDENGKFIKTIKDISYDSFFNEIQKFLNE; encoded by the coding sequence ATGAAAAAAATAAATATTTTTTTATTAATTGTGGTAATTTTTGGGGTGTTTTTTATATCAGTGCAATATTTTGAAAATAACAAATACAATTTTCACTTAAATTCTGAAAAAGGTATACTTAGTTTAAAAGATTTTATCGGTAAAAAATTAATTGTATATTTTGGATATACATATTGTCCTGATGTTTGCCCTAGTGAACTTGCCTTAATTGCTAATGTTTTAGAAAAAATGCCAAATAAAGAAAAAGCTCATGTGGTATTTATCTCACTAGATCCAGCAAGAGATAACAATCTAACTCAAACTAGTCAATGGGTAAAATATTTTTATCCAAATTCTACTGCTTTAGTTGCTAAAGATGAAAAAGAATTAGAAAAAGTTACTAAAAATTATGGTGTGGTATATGAAAAAATCAATCTTAAAGATTCTGCTATGGGATATTCTATAGCGCATAGTGGTGAATTTTATCTGATAGATGAAAATGGAAAATTTATTAAAACCATAAAAGATATTAGTTATGATAGCTTTTTTAACGAAATTCAAAAATTCTTAAACGAATAA
- a CDS encoding ABC transporter permease codes for MQKSIPRYLLFKYLRFDKDQPFIMLSKILAFLGVSIGLCVLLVAMAIMNGFDKEFERKLFTMNYPITILPRFGASVDDKLLQELRVKFPNLLFSPYIATQVIARNDLKLEGGMLFGVNFEDEKKINEVVAQALENKKLDNFDILIGKSLKDEFGLDYNEKITLIFSNLNASGLSLIPQVKRFNVKADFSSGLLAYDKAYMYTDAKALAKILSYPQGNYDGVHVYSNKPFENIKQIDAFLGARYASIGWWEQNGNFFAALALEKRALFIVLMLIILVASLNIVSSLLMIVMNRRSEIALLLSLGASKLEIKKTFFSLGFLIGGGGIVAGVILAAIALWVLGNFDIISLPSDVYGMSKLPLELSLVDFCVTLFGAIVIVSLSSYYPAKKATQVDILDTLRNE; via the coding sequence ATGCAAAAAAGTATTCCTCGTTATTTATTATTTAAATATTTGCGTTTTGACAAAGATCAGCCCTTTATCATGCTTTCAAAAATTTTAGCCTTTTTAGGTGTGAGTATAGGGCTTTGCGTGCTTTTAGTTGCAATGGCTATTATGAATGGTTTTGATAAGGAATTTGAAAGAAAGCTTTTTACTATGAATTATCCTATCACTATATTGCCACGTTTTGGAGCAAGTGTAGATGATAAATTATTACAAGAATTAAGAGTTAAATTTCCAAATTTATTATTTAGTCCTTATATTGCTACTCAAGTTATAGCAAGAAATGATTTAAAATTAGAAGGTGGTATGCTTTTTGGGGTTAATTTTGAAGATGAAAAAAAGATCAATGAGGTAGTAGCTCAAGCTTTAGAAAATAAAAAATTAGATAATTTTGATATTTTAATTGGCAAGAGTTTAAAAGATGAATTTGGACTAGATTATAATGAAAAAATAACTCTAATTTTTTCTAATCTTAATGCTAGTGGACTTTCGCTTATCCCACAGGTTAAAAGATTTAATGTTAAGGCTGATTTTTCTTCAGGGTTATTAGCCTATGATAAAGCTTATATGTATACAGATGCTAAAGCCTTAGCTAAAATTTTATCATATCCTCAAGGAAATTATGATGGAGTGCATGTGTATTCAAATAAACCCTTTGAAAATATTAAACAAATTGATGCTTTTTTGGGTGCAAGATATGCTAGTATAGGTTGGTGGGAACAAAATGGGAATTTCTTTGCAGCTCTTGCTTTAGAAAAAAGAGCTTTGTTTATAGTATTAATGTTAATTATTTTAGTTGCAAGTTTAAACATAGTAAGCTCTTTACTGATGATAGTGATGAATAGGCGCAGTGAAATAGCTTTATTGCTTTCTTTAGGTGCTAGTAAGCTAGAGATTAAAAAAACCTTTTTTTCTTTAGGGTTTTTAATAGGTGGAGGTGGCATTGTAGCAGGTGTGATTCTTGCAGCTATAGCTTTGTGGGTGCTTGGAAATTTTGATATTATTTCTTTACCAAGTGATGTTTATGGTATGAGTAAATTGCCTTTAGAGCTTTCTTTAGTTGATTTTTGTGTTACGCTTTTTGGAGCTATTGTGATTGTAAGTTTATCTTCTTATTATCCTGCCAAAAAAGCAACTCAAGTAGATATTTTAGATACTTTAAGAAACGAATAA
- a CDS encoding LPP20 family lipoprotein — MKKVIFMFCLALGFSACALDQRGVKPTQAQATQAASSDVVVQKVDKDDVRNIIREEKMLANDTSTDNDLTFTAVGEGIAPLNTVSVGQALALAKRAAITDAYRQLASKLYGVRVNGKDTVKDAMLKSSTITAQVNGLIKNASVVDQDFKDGLYRVNVELKIDADKWKELFAY, encoded by the coding sequence ATGAAAAAAGTTATTTTTATGTTTTGTTTGGCTTTAGGTTTTAGTGCGTGTGCACTAGATCAAAGAGGTGTGAAACCTACTCAAGCTCAAGCTACTCAAGCTGCAAGTTCTGATGTTGTAGTTCAAAAAGTAGACAAAGATGATGTGCGTAATATCATTAGAGAAGAAAAAATGCTTGCAAATGATACAAGCACAGATAACGATTTAACTTTTACAGCAGTGGGTGAGGGTATCGCTCCTTTAAATACAGTTTCTGTTGGTCAAGCTTTGGCTTTAGCTAAAAGAGCAGCAATTACTGATGCTTATAGACAATTAGCTAGCAAGCTATATGGTGTAAGAGTTAATGGTAAAGATACAGTAAAAGATGCAATGCTTAAAAGTTCAACCATTACAGCACAAGTAAATGGTTTGATTAAAAATGCAAGTGTAGTTGATCAAGACTTTAAAGATGGTCTTTATAGAGTAAATGTAGAACTTAAAATCGATGCTGACAAGTGGAAAGAATTGTTTGCTTATTAA
- the gyrA gene encoding DNA gyrase subunit A, with protein sequence MENIFTKDSDIENIDIESSIKSSYLDYSMSVIIGRALPDARDGLKPVHRRILYAMNDLGVGSRSAYKKSARIVGDVIGKYHPHGDTAVYDALVRMAQDFSMRYPSVDGQGNFGSIDGDGAAAMRYTEARMTILAEELLRDIEKDTVDFIPNYDDSMSEPDVLPARVPNLLLNGSSGIAVGMATNIPPHSLNELIDGLLYLIDNKNASLEEIMQFIKGPDFPTGGIIFGKKGIIEAYRTGRGRVKVRAKTHIEKRANKDIIVIDELPYQTNKARLIEQIAELAKEKQIEGIAEVRDESDREGIRVVIELKRDAMSEIVLNNLFKSTTMESTFGVIMLAIHNKEPKVFSLIELLNLFLNHRKTVIIRRTIYELQKARARAHILEGLKIALDNIDEVIALIKNSPDNPTAKNLLMQKFGLSELQSNAILDMKLGRLTGLEREKIDNELRELLAEIERLDQILKSETLLENLIKDELKEIRTKFDVPRITQIEDDYDDIDIEDLIPNENMVVTITHRGYIKRVPSKQYEKQKRGGKGKVAVTTYDDDFIESFFTANTHDTLMFVTDRGQLYWLKVYKIPEGSRTAKGKAVVNLINLQADEKIMAIIPTTDFDESKSLCFFTKNGIVKRTNLSEYQNIRSVGVKAINLDENDELVTAIVVARDESEIVNINTDENLEAEDNLDIETNENSEELEIVSGKMLFAVTKKGMCIKFPLAKVREIGRVSRGVTAIKFKEKDDEVVGAVVIENDAQEILSVSAKGIGKRTDAGEYRLQSRGGKGVICMKLTAKTKDLIGIVIVDESMDLMALTSSGKMIRVDMQSIRKAGRNTSGVIVVNVENDEVVSIAKCPKEEDEELDVETNMDLNLE encoded by the coding sequence ATGGAAAATATTTTTACTAAAGATTCAGATATTGAAAATATAGATATAGAAAGTTCTATAAAGAGTAGTTATTTAGATTATTCTATGAGTGTTATTATAGGCCGTGCTTTACCTGATGCTAGAGATGGGCTTAAGCCTGTTCATAGAAGAATTTTATATGCTATGAATGATTTAGGTGTTGGAAGTCGTAGTGCATACAAAAAGTCAGCGCGTATAGTGGGTGATGTAATCGGTAAATACCATCCACATGGTGATACAGCTGTATATGATGCTTTAGTAAGAATGGCGCAAGATTTTTCTATGCGTTATCCAAGCGTAGATGGGCAAGGAAACTTTGGTTCTATTGATGGTGATGGCGCTGCTGCAATGCGTTATACTGAAGCTAGGATGACGATTTTGGCTGAAGAACTTTTGCGTGATATAGAAAAAGATACGGTTGATTTTATACCAAATTATGATGATTCTATGAGTGAGCCTGATGTTTTACCTGCTAGGGTGCCAAATTTATTACTCAATGGTTCAAGTGGTATTGCAGTAGGTATGGCTACTAATATTCCTCCACATAGTTTAAATGAGCTTATTGATGGTTTGCTTTATTTAATTGATAATAAAAATGCAAGCTTAGAAGAAATAATGCAATTTATCAAAGGCCCTGATTTTCCAACTGGTGGTATTATCTTTGGTAAAAAGGGTATTATAGAGGCTTATCGCACAGGTCGTGGTAGGGTAAAAGTAAGAGCAAAAACCCATATAGAAAAAAGAGCTAATAAAGATATTATCGTCATAGATGAACTTCCTTATCAAACCAATAAAGCAAGATTGATAGAGCAAATTGCTGAACTTGCCAAAGAAAAACAAATCGAAGGTATTGCTGAAGTTAGAGATGAGAGTGATAGAGAAGGAATTCGCGTGGTGATTGAGCTAAAACGCGATGCTATGAGTGAGATCGTGTTAAATAATCTTTTTAAATCTACCACTATGGAGAGTACTTTTGGTGTGATTATGCTTGCTATACATAACAAGGAGCCAAAAGTTTTTTCTTTGATTGAGCTTTTAAATTTATTTTTAAATCATAGAAAAACTGTAATTATTAGAAGAACGATTTATGAATTGCAAAAAGCCAGAGCTAGAGCGCATATTTTAGAGGGTTTAAAAATTGCACTAGATAATATTGATGAAGTGATAGCTTTGATTAAAAACTCTCCCGATAATCCAACGGCTAAAAATTTATTAATGCAAAAATTTGGCTTAAGCGAGCTTCAATCTAATGCGATTTTAGATATGAAATTAGGTCGTTTAACAGGACTTGAGAGAGAAAAGATTGATAATGAATTAAGAGAATTATTAGCGGAAATTGAAAGACTTGATCAAATTTTAAAAAGCGAAACTTTGCTTGAAAATTTAATCAAAGATGAGCTGAAAGAAATCAGAACAAAATTTGATGTGCCAAGAATCACTCAAATTGAAGATGATTATGATGATATTGATATAGAAGATTTGATACCAAATGAAAACATGGTAGTTACTATTACTCATCGTGGCTATATTAAGCGTGTTCCAAGCAAGCAATATGAAAAACAAAAACGTGGTGGTAAAGGTAAGGTTGCAGTGACAACTTATGATGATGATTTTATAGAAAGCTTCTTTACAGCAAACACACACGATACTTTGATGTTTGTTACTGATCGTGGGCAGCTTTATTGGCTTAAGGTTTATAAAATTCCTGAAGGAAGTAGAACTGCTAAAGGTAAAGCTGTGGTTAATCTCATTAATCTACAAGCAGATGAAAAAATCATGGCAATTATTCCAACCACTGATTTTGATGAGAGTAAATCATTGTGTTTCTTTACTAAAAATGGTATCGTAAAACGCACAAATTTAAGCGAATATCAAAATATTAGAAGCGTGGGTGTAAAAGCGATTAATCTAGATGAAAATGATGAGCTTGTTACTGCAATTGTCGTAGCAAGAGATGAAAGTGAAATTGTAAATATAAATACAGACGAAAACTTAGAAGCAGAAGATAATCTGGACATTGAAACAAATGAAAATAGCGAAGAGCTTGAAATTGTTAGTGGTAAAATGCTTTTTGCAGTTACCAAAAAAGGTATGTGTATTAAATTCCCGCTTGCTAAAGTTAGAGAGATTGGCCGTGTAAGTAGAGGGGTGACTGCGATTAAATTTAAAGAAAAAGATGATGAAGTTGTGGGTGCTGTTGTTATAGAAAATGATGCTCAAGAAATTTTAAGTGTAAGTGCAAAAGGTATAGGTAAGCGTACTGATGCAGGCGAATATAGACTTCAAAGTAGAGGTGGTAAGGGTGTAATATGTATGAAACTTACTGCTAAAACAAAAGATTTAATCGGAATAGTCATAGTCGATGAAAGCATGGATTTAATGGCATTAACAAGCAGCGGTAAGATGATACGCGTTGATATGCAAAGTATTAGAAAAGCAGGTAGAAACACAAGTGGTGTAATTGTTGTTAATGTGGAAAATGATGAAGTGGTAAGCATTGCTAAGTGTCCTAAAGAAGAAGATGAGGAATTAGATGTTGAAACTAATATGGATTTAAATTTAGAATAG
- a CDS encoding ComF family protein, with protein sequence MRCFNCHEFSFASFCSACKEELLEYSLGIRELDKGFKVYYFYQYEQIKHLIYFKHKFQGYFVLNALAKLSFAKFKDFFQPSCEINAIALDDKTYKNYSHTAILTKHLKTQFIKPMYHALQANSEFKYSGKSLQFRKDNKRSYKLLKRPKYPVILVDDVVTTGLSLLEARELLEKNNIEVLFALVLANAKE encoded by the coding sequence GTGAGGTGTTTTAACTGCCATGAATTTTCCTTTGCGAGCTTTTGTTCAGCTTGCAAGGAAGAGCTTTTAGAATATTCTTTAGGCATAAGAGAGCTTGATAAAGGTTTTAAGGTTTATTATTTTTATCAATATGAACAAATTAAACATCTAATTTATTTTAAACACAAATTTCAAGGATATTTTGTTTTAAATGCGCTTGCAAAATTAAGTTTTGCTAAATTTAAAGATTTTTTTCAACCCTCTTGTGAAATTAATGCCATAGCCTTGGATGATAAAACATATAAAAACTACTCTCATACTGCTATTTTAACCAAACATTTAAAAACTCAATTTATAAAACCTATGTATCATGCTTTGCAAGCTAATTCAGAATTTAAATATAGTGGAAAAAGCTTGCAGTTTCGCAAAGATAATAAAAGATCTTATAAACTTTTAAAACGTCCAAAATATCCTGTGATTTTAGTAGATGATGTTGTAACTACGGGATTAAGTTTGCTTGAAGCAAGAGAGCTTTTAGAAAAAAATAATATCGAAGTACTTTTTGCTTTAGTTTTAGCTAATGCAAAAGAATAA
- the mapA gene encoding outer membrane lipoprotein MapA, producing MFKKIFVCILALFFGACAINPKNQGVAKVNEIIKIQAQCYNPSDSKAYEAKIKGLVYISDVGLKYCTNKRTIDKSASLKKVYIHRVYDLNENLKYSSSNGNNYYINENFNYYFYVFLKEELENRGIVVVENTQDSPYILRVDLSFNDFYSKFDSNSLFSIIASQLTLKDINTNKTINIKTKQEVKGFYNIKDLPFFTQLLIKQVANKSADIISSL from the coding sequence ATGTTTAAAAAAATATTCGTATGTATTTTAGCTTTGTTTTTTGGTGCTTGCGCTATAAACCCTAAAAATCAAGGTGTAGCTAAGGTTAATGAAATTATAAAAATTCAAGCACAGTGTTATAATCCTTCTGATTCTAAAGCATATGAAGCAAAAATTAAAGGTCTTGTGTATATTAGTGATGTAGGACTTAAATATTGTACAAATAAAAGAACAATTGATAAAAGTGCTTCTTTGAAAAAAGTTTATATTCATAGAGTGTATGATTTAAATGAAAATTTGAAATATTCTTCTTCTAATGGAAATAATTATTATATTAATGAAAATTTTAACTACTATTTTTATGTGTTTTTAAAAGAAGAATTAGAAAATAGAGGTATAGTTGTGGTTGAAAATACACAAGATTCTCCTTATATTTTAAGAGTAGATTTGAGTTTTAATGATTTTTATTCTAAATTCGATTCTAATTCTTTATTTTCAATTATTGCTAGTCAACTAACATTAAAAGATATTAACACTAATAAAACCATTAATATTAAAACTAAACAAGAAGTTAAAGGTTTTTATAATATTAAAGATCTACCTTTTTTCACTCAGCTTCTTATAAAGCAAGTAGCTAATAAATCCGCAGATATTATCAGCTCTTTGTGA
- a CDS encoding DASS family sodium-coupled anion symporter, which translates to MSSNTKTLIVIADLVLFIALLYFSPFGETKVNQGLSLLIFIAILWLSEALHVTITAILVPVLAAILGLLPTAKALTGFADSNIFLFFGGFALAAAMHHQKLDKLIAHKILTLAKGHLGLSSLYIFITTAFLSMWMSNTATAAMMLPLAIGMLASLDPQKDRNTYVFILLGIAFSASIGGIGTIVGTPPNAIVATQLHISFAQWLKYGIPIVLIFLPAMILILYFMFKPRFNLQVDLHTENIELTRPRIITLIIFLVVALSWIFSGNISPIITSIFGHKIANLDAIIALLAAVLVCAFKVIDWKNVQKNTDWGVLMLFGGGITLSVVLKDSGASKVMADTIISFIENGHLFIIGLIIAFFIVFLTEFTSNTASAALLVPLFISIADTLGVPALGLALIIAIGASCAFMLPVATPPNAIVFGTGHIKQQEMVRVGIILNIFCSISLAIIAYFFWL; encoded by the coding sequence ATGAGTTCAAACACAAAAACACTTATAGTTATTGCTGATTTAGTGTTATTTATCGCTTTACTTTATTTCTCCCCTTTTGGCGAAACTAAGGTAAACCAAGGATTATCCCTGTTGATCTTTATCGCCATATTGTGGCTTAGCGAAGCTTTGCATGTTACTATTACAGCTATTTTAGTACCTGTTTTAGCAGCCATCTTAGGATTGCTACCTACTGCTAAGGCTTTAACAGGTTTTGCTGATTCTAACATCTTTTTGTTTTTTGGCGGTTTTGCTCTAGCAGCAGCCATGCATCATCAAAAACTAGATAAGCTAATTGCACATAAAATTTTAACCCTAGCAAAAGGACATTTGGGTTTATCAAGTTTATATATTTTTATTACTACTGCATTTTTATCCATGTGGATGAGTAATACTGCAACCGCAGCTATGATGCTTCCACTTGCTATAGGTATGTTAGCTTCACTTGATCCACAAAAAGATAGAAATACTTATGTTTTTATTCTTTTAGGTATAGCTTTTAGCGCAAGTATAGGTGGTATAGGTACTATAGTAGGAACTCCACCAAATGCTATTGTTGCTACTCAATTACACATTAGTTTTGCACAGTGGCTAAAATATGGTATTCCTATTGTTTTAATCTTTTTACCTGCAATGATTTTGATTTTGTATTTTATGTTTAAACCAAGATTTAATCTACAAGTTGATTTACACACTGAAAATATAGAACTTACAAGACCTAGAATCATCACTTTAATAATCTTTTTAGTAGTTGCACTATCTTGGATTTTTAGTGGTAATATAAGTCCTATCATTACAAGTATTTTTGGACATAAAATAGCAAATCTTGATGCGATTATTGCTTTATTGGCTGCTGTTTTAGTATGTGCTTTTAAAGTAATTGATTGGAAAAATGTACAAAAAAATACCGATTGGGGTGTGTTAATGCTCTTTGGTGGAGGTATCACTCTAAGTGTAGTGTTAAAAGATTCGGGTGCTAGCAAAGTTATGGCTGATACCATTATTTCATTTATAGAAAATGGACATTTATTTATTATAGGCTTAATCATAGCATTTTTTATAGTATTTTTAACAGAATTTACCTCAAATACTGCTTCAGCAGCCTTACTTGTACCTTTGTTTATCTCTATAGCAGATACTTTAGGTGTTCCTGCTTTAGGACTTGCTTTAATTATTGCTATTGGTGCTTCTTGTGCTTTTATGCTACCAGTTGCTACACCACCAAATGCTATAGTTTTTGGTACCGGCCATATAAAACAACAAGAAATGGTAAGAGTAGGAATTATACTAAATATATTCTGCTCAATTAGCCTTGCAATAATTGCATATTTCTTCTGGCTATAA
- a CDS encoding thiamine phosphate synthase has product MWDKKIIAISDSQNTQGDFLNFIEKLSQSSIDALVLREKHLDELEYAKLAKEVLKIFNKTQKICFLHYHYEVCLKLNHQFFHAPLFVLQNYPQSYTKFELLGTSIHSKEELDLAYKLKVNHAFFGHVFESSCKADLVPKGIKNLKDLLEVSKIPIYAIGGINTQTIIHLKDLNLAGVCIREALYKSENIKKYILRCKDLLVQKD; this is encoded by the coding sequence ATGTGGGATAAAAAAATCATTGCTATTAGCGATAGTCAAAATACCCAAGGAGATTTTTTAAATTTTATTGAAAAACTAAGCCAAAGTAGTATTGATGCTTTAGTGCTTAGAGAAAAACATTTAGATGAGTTAGAATACGCTAAATTAGCCAAAGAAGTATTAAAAATTTTTAATAAAACTCAAAAGATTTGCTTTTTGCATTATCATTATGAAGTTTGTTTAAAGTTAAATCATCAATTTTTTCATGCTCCTTTGTTTGTTTTACAAAATTACCCACAAAGCTATACAAAATTTGAGCTTTTGGGTACTTCTATCCATTCCAAAGAAGAATTAGATTTAGCTTATAAGCTTAAAGTAAATCATGCTTTTTTTGGTCATGTATTTGAAAGTTCTTGTAAGGCTGATTTAGTTCCAAAAGGTATTAAGAATTTAAAAGATTTGTTAGAAGTTTCAAAAATACCCATTTATGCCATAGGTGGTATAAATACTCAAACTATAATCCACTTAAAAGATTTAAATTTAGCAGGTGTGTGTATAAGAGAAGCTTTGTATAAAAGTGAAAATATAAAAAAATATATTTTAAGATGTAAAGATCTTTTAGTCCAAAAGGACTAA